Proteins from a genomic interval of Treponema brennaborense DSM 12168:
- a CDS encoding tetratricopeptide repeat protein: protein MSKKSAAGYATGIRIRLAVCCLAACLVSVPVSAAAPARTSKYYFDQGQKLQSAQDWYGAVESYYEAVRLNPAYGAAWFSLAECNYEMGEYSLALTYLESAGTYSGKTAQILNLTGFCYLGLQAYGDAERTFKQVLASYPNDIDARFGLAQLDILEGRLSGAEQLYLDALKRQTSNRRALLSLSLVSAEMGKTADAERYIEQALRHHGDDAEVHYVAAWLAFRKGDAASAERQVRAAVNLAPALDKGYELLASVLFELRRYEEVIDVCDYRIGRDRNAATAWYLKGLSLQKLERTQDAYDVFAAGLAAVPQDEIMRAALELIVTDTFAVEDGRRRQWSAFHAAKAGEYEASYQAAQAEYEYRAALRLDPLNLDARAAYGALLEKNGRTELYLEQLCFISAQQTVSVSVSDTIEAYDSLLSSTLGTRWNVDPFYLDKTRWHIGVYVLNSASRTLHPEADGVTVRSLAELFNGNQAIAATAYTQPVSYAEAFRRSRSAAHDYFVLVEFEQSDRELLLTAKLYSAATGTQADVFRIYRTGNDRYAGMLRRLYASIRSVLPVRGTVIARRGENVLLDLGSADGIEKGARLTVVKSGKISVPDQGAGITYADKDVLGTATVTEVGEEISQARYERGGFFDRLNIGDEAVPVPSQPADAGASVGAPQTASAVPQTAAASQASAAQSPAAVKSIIDEITGIEYPVLSGMLDSLR, encoded by the coding sequence ATGAGCAAAAAATCCGCCGCGGGATACGCAACCGGTATCCGTATCCGTTTAGCCGTCTGCTGTCTCGCCGCGTGTCTGGTATCCGTACCGGTTTCGGCAGCCGCGCCCGCCCGTACGTCGAAGTACTATTTCGATCAGGGGCAGAAATTGCAGTCGGCGCAGGATTGGTACGGCGCGGTGGAAAGTTATTACGAAGCGGTGCGCCTCAATCCCGCGTACGGTGCGGCGTGGTTTTCCCTCGCCGAATGCAATTATGAAATGGGCGAATATTCGCTTGCACTGACGTATTTGGAGTCGGCCGGTACCTATTCGGGCAAAACGGCGCAAATCCTCAATCTGACCGGATTCTGTTATTTGGGACTGCAAGCGTACGGCGACGCGGAACGCACGTTCAAGCAAGTGCTCGCCTCGTATCCGAACGACATAGACGCCCGCTTCGGTCTCGCGCAGCTGGATATTTTGGAAGGCCGGCTTTCAGGTGCTGAACAGTTGTATCTGGACGCGCTCAAACGGCAGACGTCGAACCGCCGCGCGCTTCTGTCGCTGTCGCTCGTTTCTGCGGAGATGGGAAAAACGGCCGATGCGGAGCGTTACATCGAACAGGCGCTGCGGCATCACGGCGACGACGCGGAAGTGCATTACGTTGCCGCCTGGCTGGCGTTCCGGAAAGGGGACGCCGCGTCGGCAGAGCGGCAGGTGCGCGCGGCGGTGAATCTGGCGCCCGCGCTCGACAAAGGATACGAATTGCTGGCTTCAGTGCTGTTCGAGCTGCGCCGGTATGAAGAAGTGATCGACGTGTGCGATTACCGGATCGGACGCGACCGAAATGCCGCGACGGCGTGGTATCTGAAAGGGCTTTCCCTGCAGAAGCTGGAGCGGACTCAGGACGCGTACGACGTGTTCGCCGCAGGACTCGCAGCGGTTCCGCAGGATGAAATAATGCGCGCCGCGCTTGAGCTGATCGTTACCGATACGTTCGCCGTTGAAGACGGGCGGCGCCGGCAGTGGTCCGCGTTTCACGCTGCGAAAGCGGGTGAATACGAGGCTTCGTATCAGGCGGCGCAGGCCGAGTACGAATACCGGGCGGCACTCCGCCTGGATCCGCTGAATTTGGACGCGCGGGCCGCGTACGGTGCGCTGCTCGAAAAGAACGGCCGGACCGAACTGTATCTGGAACAGCTGTGTTTTATAAGCGCCCAGCAGACGGTTTCCGTTTCGGTTTCCGACACGATAGAAGCGTATGATTCGCTTTTATCTTCCACGCTCGGCACGCGCTGGAACGTGGATCCGTTTTATCTTGACAAAACCAGATGGCATATCGGTGTATACGTGCTGAATTCGGCCTCCCGGACGCTGCATCCCGAAGCGGACGGCGTGACCGTCCGTTCGCTTGCAGAACTTTTTAACGGCAATCAGGCGATCGCGGCGACTGCCTACACGCAGCCGGTATCGTACGCCGAAGCGTTCCGCCGTTCCCGCTCCGCCGCGCATGATTATTTCGTGCTGGTCGAATTTGAACAGAGCGACCGGGAATTGCTGCTGACTGCAAAGCTGTATTCGGCGGCAACCGGAACGCAGGCGGACGTATTTCGGATCTACCGGACGGGAAACGATCGGTACGCGGGAATGCTTCGCCGCCTGTACGCTTCGATACGGAGCGTCCTGCCGGTTCGCGGAACGGTTATCGCGCGGCGCGGCGAAAACGTGCTGCTCGATTTGGGATCGGCGGACGGTATTGAAAAGGGTGCGCGGCTGACCGTGGTAAAATCAGGGAAAATCTCCGTACCCGATCAGGGCGCGGGCATTACGTACGCCGATAAGGACGTGCTCGGTACCGCTACCGTAACGGAAGTCGGTGAAGAGATTTCCCAAGCGCGGTACGAACGCGGCGGTTTCTTCGATCGGCTCAATATCGGGGATGAAGCGGTGCCGGTTCCCTCGCAGCCGGCGGATGCCGGCGCGTCCGTAGGTGCGCCGCAAACTGCATCCGCGGTGCCGCAAACTGCCGCCGCATCTCAAGCCTCAGCCGCACAGTCCCCTGCCGCGGTAAAGTCGATTATCGACGAAATAACCGGAATCGAATACCCGGTGCTGTCGGGAATGCTTGACAGTCTCCGTTAA
- the prfB gene encoding peptide chain release factor 2 (programmed frameshift) gives MLEDFKMPIASLKEDILNVWGRLDVPSIEAAISEKEALSGESGFWENPAKAEKVMTDIKQLKNRIEPWRDLIAAVDDAEALYELGMESGDESLEAELKAAYDQAQAEYDRLSILNLLSGEVDRNGAFLTIHAGAGGTEACDWAQMLCRMYVRWAERRGFKVETVDMLEAEGGIKSVTLQISGEYAYGYLKSEAGIHRLVRISPFDSNARRHTSFSSVYVFPVLDDTIEVDIRPEDLRVDTYRAGGAGGQHVNKTDSAVRFTHLPTGIVVACQTERSQTMNRATAMSMLRARLYEYYREQKEKENAKFASEKKDISWGNQIRSYVFQPYTMVKDHRTKHEIGNIQSVMDGAIDPFIEAFLAAQWKGQPLDSGPDAGDDI, from the exons ATGCTTGAAGATTTTAAAATGCCTATCGCCTCGCTCAAAGAGGATATATTGAACGTTTGGGGGCGTCTT GACGTCCCTTCCATAGAAGCCGCCATTTCCGAAAAAGAAGCCTTATCCGGCGAAAGCGGATTTTGGGAAAACCCCGCGAAAGCCGAAAAAGTCATGACCGACATAAAGCAGCTTAAAAACCGAATCGAGCCGTGGCGGGATTTGATCGCCGCCGTAGACGACGCGGAAGCGCTTTACGAACTCGGTATGGAAAGCGGCGACGAATCGCTTGAAGCCGAATTGAAAGCGGCGTACGATCAGGCGCAGGCCGAATACGACCGGCTGAGTATCCTGAATCTGCTTTCGGGAGAAGTCGACCGTAACGGCGCGTTCTTGACGATTCACGCCGGTGCCGGCGGAACGGAAGCGTGCGATTGGGCTCAGATGCTGTGCCGCATGTACGTGCGCTGGGCGGAACGCCGCGGTTTCAAAGTTGAAACGGTGGATATGCTCGAAGCCGAAGGCGGTATCAAGTCGGTTACGCTTCAAATTTCGGGCGAATACGCGTACGGCTATTTGAAATCGGAAGCCGGTATTCATCGGCTCGTGCGCATCAGTCCGTTCGACTCGAACGCACGCCGGCACACGTCGTTTTCTTCCGTTTACGTGTTTCCGGTTCTCGACGATACGATCGAAGTCGACATCCGACCAGAAGATTTGCGTGTGGATACGTACCGTGCCGGCGGCGCCGGCGGTCAGCACGTCAACAAGACCGATTCGGCGGTTCGTTTTACGCACTTGCCGACCGGTATCGTCGTCGCCTGCCAGACCGAACGCAGTCAGACGATGAACCGCGCCACCGCAATGAGCATGTTGCGTGCCCGGCTGTACGAATATTACCGCGAGCAGAAAGAAAAGGAAAACGCCAAGTTTGCGTCGGAGAAAAAAGACATTTCGTGGGGCAATCAGATCCGTTCCTACGTATTCCAGCCGTATACGATGGTAAAAGATCATCGCACGAAGCACGAAATAGGGAACATCCAATCCGTTATGGACGGCGCGATCGATCCGTTTATCGAAGCGTTTCTCGCGGCGCAGTGGAAAGGTCAGCCGCTCGATTCCGGCCCGGACGCGGGGGACGATATATGA